TGTGCCGTTTTTATTGACCGCAATCTTTTTCCCATCGATTATTTTTTCGGCGGCGGAACCTTGGCGGAATTTTTTCGGGTGGGTGCAAAAAACTGTCTCCGTATTTTGTTTTGGCGCGCGCGCTTTTGTTATCGCAGAGCTATTTATCGATGCAGGCGAGCAATTTTCGCCGTAGAATAAGACAACCTCAATGGCGTCTTTCGAATAAAATATTTCCTTGATGTGCTTTTTCATGATAATCCGTTTTTCAGCCATATCTTTATTTTTCTCGGCTCCTATTATATCCAACAGTATTTTTTTAGCCCTTTCCGATGTATACAACAATGAAACAGGCCTTGGTTCGATACCGCTTGGCACGGGTTTGAACGAATTATTGAGCGTAAAAATCAAACTATCCATATATTGATTGTTTTTGGATATATTATCAAGATTTTCTATGATAAGCCTGTCTAAACGGTCAACGCTGACCTGTCTTATGTCACAGGAAGAATAATCTCTTTTGCCAATGCTTGAACACCGGTAATAAAAATATCTAACCCGCTTTCCCCACTTCGTCTTATTCGTGAACGCTTCAGTCATTGTGGACCCGCAGCCTTTGCAGCGGACCAACCCATGGAATATAGCACGGTGGACAACTCTGCTATATATTTTAGGTTTATGAAGCCTCTGCGCTTCTTCAAACATCTCGCACGACACAATAGGTTCGTGCTGCCCTTGATAGATAGCTCCTTTGTGAAAGATCATGCCCTTGTAAACAACATTTCTTAACATGTCACAAATAACAGTTTTAAAAAACGGAAGACCTCTCCTATTAAACATACCGTTTGATTTCAAACATTTATAGACGGCCGAAGAAGAGCCTGTCAAGATATATGTTTCAAATATCTTTTTAACTGTTTTGCAATGCTCCGTATCGATCACGAGCTTTTTATCTTCCTTTTTATATCCGAAAGGAGGCTTCCCAGAACTCCACATGCCTTTTTTGGCCATTTCAGTCTTTTTGTCCCTTATCCTTTCGCTTGTGAGCTCTCTTTCAAATTGGCCAAAGGTAAGCATGATATTGCGGAGAAGACGACCCGACGGAGTTGAAGTGTCAAATCTCTCTGTCACTGAAATAAAACTGGCATTGTGTTGATCAAATATTTCAATGAGTTGATAGAAATCTTTAGGTGATCTGGTCAAGCGGTCGATCTTGTAGGACATGACCGTGTTAATCTTGCCGTTCTGTATATCGCCAATCATCTCCTGTAGAGCGGGTCTGTCGGTGTTGGCTCCTGTATAACCCTGATCAGAATAAACTTTGTAGACCTCAATATCGTTCTGGCTTGAAATAAAAGACCTGATCTTTATCTCCTGGGCCTCGCACGAATTAAACTCGACTTCAGCTTGTCCGTCGGTTGAAACCCTCGTATAGATAGCAGCTTTCATACACTTGTCCTCCTTTCGCATTTATTTAAACCCTCACCCTTCCCTCTCCCAGAGGGAGAGGGGCAGCAAATTAAATTCTTGAGTTCTAAGATTAATTCCCGGTGAGCATTGGACAAGTGGAGAAATCTGATGTGACTAAGAAAACGGGGGCACTTTGTTTTTCTTAGTCCATTACAATGTGGAGAATATAAACAACGCTCACAACAATGTAAGACCTTTATATCAGACATGATTATATCACCTCCCCATTGAAAATATAACAATGGCGTGCCAAATCAGGCGGCAGACAAGCACCACCGCCGCAAAGAAAGACAACAACAGGAACGCCCCGGGAAACAGCCTGACGAACCGTGTAAAGAGAACCGCGCGAAGGGCCGTGAAGGAAAGCAACAACGACAGAGGACGCGGAAACCAAACGCCTATTGCGGCCAAGAAGAGCAGAAACCGCGGAGGAGCGGGAAGCCCCGGCAGAAGCAGGACCCCAGACCACGCGACCCCCGGCCGCAATGAACTGAACCACATCAGCGCGGACCACGGAAGGGAAACCCGCGATAGAAGACCAGGCCGAATGGACAACACCGCGGGAAGAAGCACCCGCCCGAAGCACCGCGGACAAAGCAAACTGATCAGCGCCCACAGCGCCACCCGAAGCCACAGAAAACCCGCAGGACAGAAGCAAGGAAACCACCTGATCAACGAGCGGAGCAAAACGGACGGGAAGAGAACGGGACCCAACAACCCCAGCCAAACGACGCATAACCATGATCGATACCTCCTTGATAAAAAGGGAGCATTTCCCCGACGCGTGTCACCCGCAGCGGAGGTGAACGACGAACGCATTCCTTATATTCAATGCGCGCGAGGAGTGAGCCGGAGCGGAGGGGCGGGAGTCGCGG
Above is a window of Candidatus Margulisiibacteriota bacterium DNA encoding:
- a CDS encoding DNA-processing protein DprA, which produces MRRLAGVVGSRSLPVRFAPLVDQVVSLLLSCGFSVASGGAVGADQFALSAVLRAGASSRGVVHSAWSSIAGFPSVVRADVVQFIAAGGRVVWGPASAGASRSSAVSALLGRNRRLVSASSVVVAFLHGPSRGSLYTVRQAVSRGVPVVVFLCGGGACLPPDLARHCYIFNGEVI